In Pseudomonas sp. FP1742, the DNA window CGATTTGCAGGCGGTAAGCCAAGGCTCCTCGCTTAGTCCTGGCACGCTCGATAGTTCACCTTACACACTCATGGCCTTGCTACCGCCACCAGGGGGCTACAAGCATCTGCGTGTTTACATTGAAGGCGATGGTCGGGCATGGGCGACACGATCTCAACCGAGTATCGACCCGACCCCTCGAGTGTCCTTGATGGCGAAATTGGCCGCTGGAGATCGGGGGCCCAGTGCCTATCTGGCGCGCCCTTGTCAGTTCGTGGCATCACCGGGTTGCAATACTGATTTGTGGACTTCCGGTCGTTTCAATTCATCAGTCATGGAGGCCATGAACACAGCCCTTGATCGTCTGAAAAGCCGCTTTGCAGTGGAGCAGTTCGAACTGGTCGGATATTCGGGCGGCGCAGCGATTGCCTTGGTCCTTGCGGGGACTCGTAACGACGTCACTCAAGTGCAAACAATTGCCGGGAATCTCGACCCGGTAAAGTGGGCTGAGCTGATGCAGCTCGCGCCATTCTCGAAGCCGGTGACACCTCTGCAATTTCGCGACAAGTTGCGTGCGCTCCCGCAACGTCATTTCATTGGTTTGAATGACAAGGTCGTGCCGCCTCAAATGCTCCAGGTCTACACCACGCAGCTTCAGGGCAAATGCCTGGAAGCCGTCGAAACTCTCGCCACCCACGATCAGGGATACGATGAAAGTTGGGGCGCGCGGTCGGACCTGCCGATGGCTTGTGAGACTGATCCATTGCGCTGAATGCAATTTCAGCCCTTTCAGGCGCCCCCATTGATTCAGCGATCAATAGCGCAAGGCGTCGACAGCGGCCTGACGCAACACCCGAATGCCTGCGCGAATCAGCCAGCAGGCAAGAATGAACGGCGCGGTCAGCGTTGCCAGGCCCAGCGCGGCGAATCCCGGTGTGAGCAATACCGCGAGCAGAATACCGAGCAGCGGCAACCACCGTTGGCGGCGTTGCGCGCTGAAGGCGAGGGCGGCGAGTACTGGGTTGTAGCCGCTCAAGCCCTGCAAGGCGCTGGAGGTGTCGTGATGCAACAAGGCGAAACCCAGGCCGGCGGCGGAGCCGAGCAGCGCCCACGCAAAGGCACGGCGGTCGGCGATCAGCAACCCGGCGGCAATCAGCGCGCCGGCCAGGGGATGGCCGAGAAACATGACTTGCCCCAGGCCTTTCAATTCGGCGGCGAGCAGGTTGAGGCTGTTCAGTTCGATCAGAGAAACGGATTGCTGTGGCGCGGCAAAGCCGAGCAACAACCAACTCAACCCAACGAAAGGTGCGGTGTAGGCCGGTAGACATTGATGATCGCGGGCACCTTTGAGCCATTGCTGGGTGAGCATCGCACTCAGGCCGCCGCAGGCGATGATCAGCGGTGGCAACAGCGCTGACCAAGGGAAATACAGGCTCAGCAGCAGACCGAGCAAAATGCCGTTGTAACTGAATAGCCCGGCCTGACGATTGGCCTTGGCATAGCCGCGACGTTGCGCAGTGAGCAACCCGGCGACACCTCCCAGCAGCGCACCGCCGAGCAGAGCGGGCGCGGTGAACAGAATCGCTAATAGACACAACAGCCCGCACAGCGGATGACGCTGGAGGAAAATCTGGCTGAAGCCG includes these proteins:
- a CDS encoding urea transporter: MPTNHFNTHCPDWATALLNGFSQIFLQRHPLCGLLCLLAILFTAPALLGGALLGGVAGLLTAQRRGYAKANRQAGLFSYNGILLGLLLSLYFPWSALLPPLIIACGGLSAMLTQQWLKGARDHQCLPAYTAPFVGLSWLLLGFAAPQQSVSLIELNSLNLLAAELKGLGQVMFLGHPLAGALIAAGLLIADRRAFAWALLGSAAGLGFALLHHDTSSALQGLSGYNPVLAALAFSAQRRQRWLPLLGILLAVLLTPGFAALGLATLTAPFILACWLIRAGIRVLRQAAVDALRY
- a CDS encoding alpha/beta hydrolase, whose translation is MFKALAAIGFTVFGLSGCAGKVDLQAVSQGSSLSPGTLDSSPYTLMALLPPPGGYKHLRVYIEGDGRAWATRSQPSIDPTPRVSLMAKLAAGDRGPSAYLARPCQFVASPGCNTDLWTSGRFNSSVMEAMNTALDRLKSRFAVEQFELVGYSGGAAIALVLAGTRNDVTQVQTIAGNLDPVKWAELMQLAPFSKPVTPLQFRDKLRALPQRHFIGLNDKVVPPQMLQVYTTQLQGKCLEAVETLATHDQGYDESWGARSDLPMACETDPLR